In a genomic window of Amycolatopsis japonica:
- a CDS encoding sensor histidine kinase, translating into MDSYGASLGWALLTGRDADLEPPSAWWRGPAWVKAVLAGSALAVLLGLTYGSWARYLGGGSVPLVFFLLILQITPPLLVVRFPLTAVRVAAAGMISAIIAILFPADYALFGPTLSEWPLQVQVLPYLPVLAMTLARTKPGQGIGISIIAVALAVAVGIAWIPRAGTKTLVWSLVVVAVTIVAGYGMQQRRRALEQADAAERTTVEERTKRATLQERALIARELHDIIGHHLSLIALRTDSARYRVPDVSEAAAEEFHAIGVAAREALDEARRLVGVLRDTDAEPEHEPQPGLAEVPSLIDGCRASGIEIRAEIDDGDGIPALVELAAYRILQEALSNAARHSPGAGVDVVVRREPDALTILVENGAPSRPAAPTAGDGTGLAGIAERVTLIGGTYEAGPRPDGGFRVAVELDLPRVSDA; encoded by the coding sequence ATGGACTCGTACGGCGCCTCTCTGGGGTGGGCGCTCCTCACCGGCCGCGACGCCGATCTCGAACCGCCGTCGGCCTGGTGGCGCGGGCCGGCCTGGGTCAAGGCCGTCCTCGCCGGCTCCGCGCTCGCGGTACTGCTGGGCCTGACCTACGGCTCGTGGGCGCGCTATCTCGGCGGCGGCAGTGTGCCGCTGGTCTTCTTCCTGCTGATCCTGCAGATCACGCCGCCGTTGCTCGTCGTCCGCTTCCCGCTGACCGCCGTGCGGGTGGCCGCGGCGGGAATGATCAGCGCGATCATCGCGATCCTCTTCCCCGCCGACTACGCGCTGTTCGGCCCCACGCTGTCGGAATGGCCGTTGCAGGTACAGGTCCTGCCCTATCTGCCGGTGCTCGCGATGACGCTCGCCCGCACGAAACCCGGGCAGGGCATAGGGATTTCGATCATCGCGGTGGCACTCGCCGTCGCGGTCGGCATCGCCTGGATACCTCGGGCGGGTACGAAGACCCTGGTGTGGTCGTTGGTCGTGGTGGCCGTGACCATCGTGGCCGGCTACGGGATGCAGCAACGCCGCCGGGCGCTGGAGCAGGCCGACGCGGCCGAGCGCACGACGGTCGAGGAGCGGACGAAACGGGCCACCTTGCAGGAACGCGCGCTGATCGCCAGGGAGTTGCACGACATCATCGGCCATCATCTCTCGCTGATCGCGCTGCGGACCGACAGCGCGCGCTATCGCGTCCCGGACGTGTCCGAGGCCGCGGCCGAGGAGTTCCACGCCATCGGGGTCGCGGCCAGGGAAGCGCTCGACGAAGCCAGGCGGCTGGTCGGGGTGCTGCGCGACACCGACGCCGAACCGGAACACGAGCCGCAGCCCGGGCTCGCGGAGGTGCCGTCGCTGATCGACGGCTGCCGGGCGTCCGGGATCGAGATCCGGGCGGAGATCGACGATGGGGACGGCATTCCCGCCTTGGTCGAACTGGCCGCGTACCGGATCCTGCAGGAGGCGCTGAGCAACGCGGCCCGGCACAGTCCGGGGGCGGGAGTGGACGTCGTGGTGCGGCGAGAACCGGACGCGCTCACGATCCTCGTCGAAAACGGGGCGCCGTCGAGGCCCGCGGCACCAACGGCGGGCGACGGCACCGGCCTTGCCGGGATCGCCGAACGCGTTACGCTGATCGGCGGCACCTACGAGGCCGGGCCGCGGCCGGACGGCGGTTTCCGCGTGGCCGTCGAACTGGATCTCCCGAGGGTGAGTGACGCGTGA